TAATGATGGGAAGTTTTGTTGGTTGGTGGTACATATGTATCTGTCCTTCCACAACATAACATATTACCTACACTAGTTTCAGTGGGGAATAATGTGGGTGAGGCAGATAAGTAATCATGATTAAGGTTGATTTCGTATGGTTTTTGTATTCCCAACTGCTTTGAAAATCGTCATAAAGCAAGAAAAATTTCAAAGTTAGATTGAGAAGAACACACTAATCTACTAGGAGAGATGTCATCATAGTGGACGCAATGCTCAAGAACTAAAGAGACGGAAAGATGGAGAGGATATAGACTGCATCCACTCTATCAGTTCATCAAACTTTACTTCATCCTTTATTGTTGGTTTTTTCCATTAAACTTTATTTCTCTATACTccgaaaagaaaaagtttgatcaTTACTGGTAAGCTTACACCAATGAGGCAACAACAATCATGTTGATTGAGCATTTTTTATTTAACAGCACCACAATAGACTATTTTACATACGATGGTTAGTGAACCTGAATTAATGAAAAGCCGTTTCAAGCAGCTAGCACTCGACATCTCGAGTCAATTTCTTTCCTCACGCTTAAACAAGTTTGATTTGCTTTCAAGATGTGTAATTAGCCTAAATCTAGCTGTACAGTTCTTTTATCTCAACTAGTCAACAAcctaataaaaatagacatccaACAAATCCCGCCATCTCTACTTTACGATCTTCTTTACACCTCTTTATCCTCTTTTTTCCGTTCTTTGTTGAAAGTCCTCCTAAAGTCTTATTTGAAGATTTAtctgctttctttttcttttgctccgtggtttttcttggttcttcaatttTTTAATCACCCTCTTAAAAGTCATATTTGAAGTTTTTCTCgtttaataagaaaataaaagaaaaggtaatAAGTGAAGACCTAGCTAGGTACTACTACTAGTTTAATTTCTTAATATCAAAGTTAGTTTCTTTACAGCTAACTATATTTCAGACAACTTGACGTATTCTAGTTCAAGCTTTATCTATATACCTTTTGTATCAAAGTTAGTTTTTTCTCTGATCTTCCTTATCAATGTACCATTTCATGATAAAATCCACCACCAGCCATGTTAGATGGGCCTTGGGTTGGAACTTGTCCCTGCCACATTACTTGTCCCTCTTTTGACCTTGACCATATCTTTAATCAATCCCTCCACCAACCATTTGTTATtattgttgctgcagctgctgttgaaGCTGCGggagttgctgctgctgggcAGGTATTTGTGGCTTAAACACAACCATATCCTGGTTACCATCAAGAAAACATAAAACACGGTATCTTTTCTGAAATCATGAAGAACAATATATATCACAATTGATAAATGGAGAGGGCAAAAAAGATAGACAAATGTTGCATGTGACAATAAGATGATGATGTAGATTATGCCAACAACTCACCCTGGGTAAAAGCATTCCGATTAAACGGCTGGCCTTGTCAGAAACACACAACAGCAATGTCTTTGAGGGTAGCTGGATAACTGCACACTGAAATCACAAGTAGTTCCAACACTCAGCTTTAGAAAGCAAACAACAGGATTTTCACTGTAGCACTATAAAATCATTCCGGCTGACATGAAGATATTGTGTTAACTGGTAGTACTATAAAATCCTAAGCTGGATGATGTGTTTAAAGAAGTCTCTGACTCAACTTTCACTTCTTTGACCGAAGGAACCTACATTTTGGTATAAAAATAGAGAGACATTACTAATGACCTTCCAACTGGGTGCTGCTGCAACAACATCCTAACACATGTAGGTTTCTCCCACATTTTTGAGGTGAAGTACAGACACTTCACCACAAATTGTCAGTTTTTTGCAGATTCCATGAACGTTAAAGTTCTGCACACCAGCTCTAGGTTTAACTATTATCAACTAAAGATGAGATAGCAGCTTCAATCTGTAGCAAGTATCGTAGTACAGTATGGAATCTGCTATTCCGGTGGCTCCAATAATCCAACATATAAATGCGGCagaatattgataacaaatatagATATAAAGAGAATCACACAGTATATGAATTAATCGAAATTTAGTCAATTGTAAAACAAAAAATCCAAGAACCTAATAAAGAAACAgaccaataaaaaataaattgagcATCGAGCTGACTCACGAGTTTCTTTTCTTGTAGCTGCCCCAGAAATCCATGTTGATCCAAAGCCCGAAAAACAAGAAAATCTGCCATGCCCACATACTGCCTAAAATTAAAGACATAAGATCAGCTTATCAGAACAATTAAATTTGTGCTCCTCTGAGAAACATACTCCCGTAAGTGATGCTATGATAGGAGTCCTAATAAAGCAAGCATAATTAGAAAGTACTTGTTATGCATGTGATGCTGAGATATAAGCCGAACTATTTGAATCATCATTGGCCAGTCCGCTGCAAGCCTGAGAGGACGACAAATAGAATGTCAATTATTATAAGGCTCCTGGAGAAAATACTTGACAAAAGACCGTTTCAATTTAACTCAGATCACAAAGTTCATAATAAAACATCCAGAACCAGCGGTAATAAGATCTTTGAATATGAATTGGATGGTATGAATATCGATTTGGATCCTACTAAAAACCATATTTTGGTGCGCGACATGTCTTAATGGTGGTGAATATAAGCTCCTATCACCTACATAGCACATGCTAAAATCATATTTTGGTCTGTAACATGTCTTAATGGTGGTGAATATAAGCTCCTATCACCTATATAGCACATGCAAAGTGGTGTTGGAACGTATGTCCTTTTTATTCTTTGAAGCCTTTGAGGCCCATATAAAAGCGAATGTAGGGTCATCTATGCACATTGTACATATAAAATATAGTAATACATAACTAGACTCTACCTTTATGTCTCAAAAGGTATCCACCTTATAGGAGCCATTTGAGTTACTCAACTTGTTTGATAACGTGTTTTTCAAATTTTGTACAAACGATTCTCAACAATTCTGTATAAGTCATTATCCTATAGTAAATGTATTTGATGCAAGAAAGATGGGAACAGGATATTGATTCATGAGATTTTCTATACATACCACTTCTAAATATATACGCATGCATTTATTATAACAAATATACAGCAAAAGTTCTATCTTAAGGTCAGGACTGCCAAAAATTGTTAAATGTCAAAGAAACAAATCAACTTACCGAGATGGGATTAGAATAACTTATCAGTTTATCCAGCACCAATCAATAAAGGTTTTACTATACCTATACTATCAGGATGTTGCAATTCATGAGCACGATACCATTTCTAGAAACCAAACATGATTTACTATTTGACATCCTTGTTAAGGACTGAAGAACATCTACATCCAACTCCAAGGGTAAGAActgatttcattttcatttcaacaATGTAACCATTTGGCATAATGCTAATATGATAAAGCGGATTATGCTTCGTAGACTTACATCTCTGATGCTGACGCACTCCTGTATCCCTGCCACACAGAAAAAACATTCAGAAGGATGAAAAACTGAAACTCTTGGTTACTGCCAACATCTTAAAGTCAGTTACCCCTATGCATAAAACATAAACCCAACAAAAGAAGAAGGAACAACTCCAATGCACATTAGATAAATGACaaaaaaagagcagaaaaaaTATATCTTTTTGTGCTAGAAATCGTACTTCGAGTTTAGTGATAAACACAGGCTGTCCTTGTCTCTGCCCATGTAGGGCTCCCTGTCCCCAACAATGAAGCATATTCAATAAGTGATCAAACAAATATTATATATGAATGAAGACTGGAGTTAGCGTTAGCATAACCCTATCTAATAGGTAGCTATTACAGTATGACAACATAACAGAAGTTATTTAACTAATCGCAGATGAAACAACAAAAGGTATCTTTTGACTTTCTAACATACTCCACATCGAGTAGTTCAGAAATGACACATATATATAAAATCAACGACGGTGGAAAAACAAATACTTACTTCCCAGACTTTCACATAATTATTAGGTCCAGGTGCTGACAGCCTAGTTCCAGATGAAAATACATTTTGAGATGGAGGTAAAGCAGTTGATGCCATTCCACTATGTATCACGTTTGACATATGCATGGCCATTGGAGTTGCGCCCATTGTTTGAAGACCCATAGAATATGCGGCGTCAAGATTAGTAGAGTTCATAGACTGCTGccgctgttgttgctgctgctgagtaGGTGGTTGTGGCTTAAACACAACCATATCCTGGTTACCATcaggaaaacataaaataactaCATGCATTCTTTGAAATCATAAATAACTATATATATCGCAAGCCATAAATGGATAGCGCAAAAAAGATAGATAAAGGTTGCATGCAATGTCTATTAGATGGTGAAAATAATGCCAACAACTCACCCCGGGAAAAAGCATTCCAATTAAACGGCTGGCCTTGTCAGAAACAGACAACAGCAATGTCTGTGAGGGTAGCTTGATAACCGCACACTGAAATCACAAGCAGTTAAGACACTTTACTTTAGAAAGCATACAACAGAGTATCCAGATAGATAAATGACCAGAACTTTGGACAGTCAATCTTGACGGACATAAAAACTGAGATATAAAACGC
This genomic stretch from Papaver somniferum cultivar HN1 chromosome 5, ASM357369v1, whole genome shotgun sequence harbors:
- the LOC113282000 gene encoding mediator of RNA polymerase II transcription subunit 25-like isoform X2, with translation MEPNTTPSSNLPHPPSVSHGPYQGITSLQSSSPSSTSQDMITNNDNVQESKPVVGGLSQPLHPIGRVAESASILNNLSQIRQAMDSSNLNTANFMGLQPMGATPMAMHMSNVISSGMASTALLPAQNVFSSGAMQPSPGPDKYVKVWEGAVSGQRQGQPVFITKLEGYRHASASETLAADWPMMMQIVRLISQEDMHNKQYVGMADFLVFRALNQHGFLGQLQEKKLCAVIKLPSQTLLLSVSDKASRLIGMLFPGDMVVFKPQPPTQQQQQQRQQSMNSTNLDAAYSMGLQTMGATPMAMHMSNVIHSGMASTALPPSQNVFSSGTRLSAPGPNNYVKVWEGALHGQRQGQPVFITKLEGYRSASASEMLAADWPMMIQIVRLISQHHMHNKQYVGMADFLVFRALDQHGFLGQLQEKKLCAVIQLPSKTLLLCVSDKASRLIGMLLPRDMVVFKPQIPAQQQQLPQLQQQLQQQ